The Cupriavidus sp. EM10 genome includes a region encoding these proteins:
- a CDS encoding cytochrome c biogenesis protein CcdA, which produces MTLLILAYLGGALTILSPCILPVLPFVLSGSGQPFVRGRLPMLAGMALTFAAVATLASVGGAWAVRANEYGRYAALALLAVFGVSLLVPRLADALTRPVVALGNRLAGDGTAGAASPWASLLLGVATGMLWAPCAGPILGIVLTTAALQGASVQSSLLLVAYAAGAATSLAAALGLGGRLFAAMKRSMGAGEWLRRGLGVGVLGGVAAIAIGADTGFLARLSVSGPARLEQALVDRLHNATPATPQARTEVAAAPASPGDGAGMLLAANGAGTDGYGSGGRLPVEGQLPALDGAVQWFNTPNGAPITRQQLQGKVTLVYFWTYSCINCIRTLPYLRAWADKYPNLQVIGVHTPEFAFEKKPDNVRRAIGGFKIGFPVAVDSDYRIWRAFDNNYWPAAYFVDARGNFRHHQFGEGDYAQSERVIQTLLAEAGQPSASRDVVVPDARGAQAAPDLRNVRSGETYVGYNQASNFASPGGIRPDAPRNYAVDANLRLNQWGLAGQWTVGPEFATVDRADGSIRYRFQARDLHLVLGPAANGRAVRFVVTIDGKAPGDNHGADIDANGNGAITATRLYQLVRQAGEVGEHTFEIRFLDPGAQAYAFTFG; this is translated from the coding sequence ATGACGCTGCTGATCCTTGCCTATCTGGGCGGTGCCCTCACCATCCTGAGCCCTTGCATCCTGCCCGTGCTGCCGTTCGTGCTCAGCGGCAGCGGCCAGCCGTTCGTGCGCGGGCGGCTGCCGATGCTGGCCGGCATGGCGCTGACCTTTGCGGCGGTGGCCACGCTGGCGTCGGTGGGCGGCGCCTGGGCCGTGCGCGCCAACGAATATGGCCGCTACGCGGCGCTGGCCCTGCTGGCAGTGTTCGGGGTATCGCTGCTGGTGCCCCGGCTGGCCGATGCGCTGACGCGTCCCGTGGTGGCGCTGGGCAACCGGCTGGCCGGCGATGGTACGGCCGGCGCCGCGTCGCCGTGGGCGTCGCTGCTGCTGGGCGTGGCCACGGGCATGCTGTGGGCGCCGTGTGCCGGCCCCATCCTCGGTATCGTGCTGACCACGGCGGCGCTGCAGGGCGCCAGCGTGCAAAGCTCGCTGCTGCTGGTGGCCTACGCGGCCGGCGCGGCCACGTCGCTGGCCGCCGCGCTGGGCCTGGGCGGCCGTCTGTTCGCGGCGATGAAGCGGTCGATGGGTGCCGGCGAATGGCTGCGCCGTGGCCTGGGCGTAGGGGTGCTGGGTGGCGTGGCCGCCATCGCCATCGGGGCCGATACGGGCTTCCTGGCGCGGTTGTCGGTAAGCGGCCCCGCCCGGCTGGAGCAGGCGCTGGTCGACCGGCTGCACAACGCCACCCCCGCCACACCCCAGGCCCGCACCGAGGTTGCCGCTGCCCCGGCGAGCCCGGGCGACGGCGCCGGCATGCTGCTGGCCGCGAACGGCGCGGGGACCGACGGCTACGGTTCCGGCGGCCGCCTGCCGGTGGAAGGCCAGCTGCCAGCGCTCGATGGTGCGGTCCAGTGGTTCAACACGCCGAATGGCGCGCCGATCACGCGGCAGCAGCTGCAAGGCAAGGTCACGCTGGTCTATTTCTGGACGTATTCCTGCATCAACTGCATCCGCACGCTGCCCTACCTGCGCGCCTGGGCCGACAAGTACCCGAACCTGCAGGTCATCGGCGTGCACACGCCCGAGTTCGCGTTCGAGAAGAAGCCCGACAACGTGCGCCGCGCCATCGGCGGCTTCAAGATCGGTTTCCCGGTAGCCGTGGACAGCGACTACAGGATCTGGCGAGCCTTCGACAACAACTACTGGCCGGCGGCCTACTTTGTCGATGCGCGCGGCAATTTCCGCCATCACCAGTTCGGCGAAGGCGACTACGCGCAGTCCGAACGCGTGATCCAGACGCTGCTTGCCGAAGCGGGCCAGCCGTCGGCGTCGCGCGATGTGGTGGTGCCCGACGCCAGGGGCGCGCAGGCTGCCCCCGACCTGCGCAATGTCCGCTCGGGCGAAACCTACGTGGGCTACAACCAGGCGTCGAACTTCGCGTCGCCGGGCGGCATCCGTCCGGACGCGCCACGCAACTACGCCGTGGATGCCAACCTGCGCCTGAACCAGTGGGGGCTGGCAGGCCAGTGGACCGTGGGCCCGGAATTCGCCACCGTGGATCGTGCCGACGGCAGCATCCGCTACCGCTTCCAGGCCCGCGACCTGCACCTGGTGCTGGGGCCCGCCGCCAACGGCCGCGCCGTGCGCTTCGTGGTGACGATCGACGGCAAGGCGCCCGGCGACAACCACGGCGCGGACATCGACGCCAACGGCAACGGCGCCATCACGGCCACGCGGTTGTACCAGCTGGTGCGCCAGGCCGGCGAAGTGGGTGAACACACGTTCGAGATCCGCTTCCTGGACCCGGGCGCCCAGGCCTACGCGTTTACGTTCGGCTGA